The following coding sequences lie in one Ignavibacteriales bacterium genomic window:
- a CDS encoding Do family serine endopeptidase gives MKNKNMFGAIALIVIGIVFGAVLVSGFGWVRPSLADITIGAKKPPVTDVDASAFSKAFIEVAEKVTPSIVRINVKSKTDKNPHDDFFFPFFKDMIPKEQLGSGSGVIITEDGYILTNNHVVEDASKIQVQLLDQRNLDATVVGTDPQTDLAVIKIDASGLPSAYLGNSDDAKVGQWVMAIGNPYALNSTVTAGIISAKGRNIGILKGVSSIEAFIQTDAAINPGNSGGALVDLTGAVVGINSAIASGGTGSYIGYGFAIPINIAKTVAKEIIANGKVNRGYIGVNITPVDAALAKAVGLDRAKGIMVQGLLEKGSAEKAGIKEGDIILKIDGKEVNQPNELQSYVASKTAGTSVNLTLWRDNKEIEKSVTLKARDVDENVKTVKNNEVEGNFKKGSSNTLTFDSIGLTVSDLSEADKETYKVENGILITDVQTLSRASDQALGQGLVIISVDKKKIDSVDEFDNIIKNKKGKAILLKVVDAKGTSRLVGLDLPK, from the coding sequence ATGAAAAATAAAAATATGTTTGGGGCAATTGCCCTGATTGTTATTGGGATAGTTTTTGGAGCAGTTCTGGTATCCGGATTTGGCTGGGTGCGACCGAGTCTTGCTGATATTACAATTGGAGCAAAGAAACCGCCGGTAACAGATGTTGATGCGAGTGCCTTTAGTAAGGCTTTTATAGAAGTAGCTGAAAAAGTAACACCATCTATTGTAAGAATAAATGTTAAGTCTAAAACCGATAAAAATCCGCACGATGATTTCTTCTTTCCATTTTTTAAAGATATGATACCTAAAGAGCAATTAGGCTCTGGCAGCGGAGTAATAATTACTGAAGACGGATATATTTTAACAAATAATCATGTTGTTGAAGATGCAAGTAAGATTCAGGTGCAATTACTTGATCAGCGTAATCTGGATGCTACTGTTGTTGGTACAGATCCGCAAACAGATTTAGCGGTAATTAAAATAGATGCTTCCGGACTCCCTTCAGCTTATCTTGGTAATTCAGACGATGCAAAAGTTGGACAATGGGTTATGGCAATTGGTAATCCTTATGCTCTTAATTCAACTGTTACTGCTGGAATTATTAGCGCTAAAGGTAGAAATATAGGAATTCTCAAAGGTGTGTCTTCAATTGAAGCCTTCATTCAAACTGATGCTGCCATCAATCCTGGAAATAGCGGTGGAGCATTAGTAGATCTAACAGGTGCGGTAGTTGGAATAAATTCCGCAATTGCAAGTGGTGGAACCGGAAGTTATATCGGATATGGTTTTGCAATTCCAATCAATATTGCTAAAACAGTGGCAAAAGAAATTATTGCTAACGGAAAAGTAAACCGCGGATATATTGGTGTTAATATAACTCCAGTAGATGCAGCATTAGCAAAAGCAGTTGGACTAGATAGAGCCAAAGGAATAATGGTCCAGGGATTATTGGAAAAAGGTTCTGCAGAAAAGGCAGGAATTAAGGAAGGCGATATCATCCTTAAAATCGATGGAAAAGAAGTGAATCAACCAAACGAATTGCAAAGTTATGTTGCTTCTAAAACAGCGGGCACAAGTGTAAATTTAACTCTTTGGAGAGATAATAAAGAGATAGAAAAATCAGTTACACTTAAAGCACGCGATGTTGATGAAAATGTAAAAACTGTAAAAAATAATGAGGTAGAGGGTAACTTTAAAAAAGGTTCTTCAAATACCCTAACATTTGATAGCATTGGTCTAACGGTTAGCGATTTAAGTGAAGCCGATAAAGAAACATATAAAGTTGAAAATGGAATTCTTATAACTGATGTGCAAACGCTTTCCAGGGCTAGCGACCAGGCTTTAGGGCAAGGTCTTGTAATTATATCAGTTGATAAAAAGAAAATTGATTCAGTTGATGAATTTGATAATATTATTAAAAATAAAAAAGGTAAAGCGATTTTATTGAAAGTTGTTGACGCTAAAGGTACCTCAAGGTTAGTAGGTTTAGATTTACCAAAATAG
- the recO gene encoding DNA repair protein RecO — MPEIIKTEAIVLSKMDFGDSSKIATFFTKDLGKISAIIKGARTSKSRIGKIVDVLNHIQIVLYTKSTREIQLLSQADLISNYTKIKSDLKKLKYASAVLELLYSLTPAGEVNERLFKGVVKIFSMMESGKEQPGILLLKFILFLLKEIGFELQIFECSFCEKELNKPQKINFNFERGIMCEDCSKDQLVSVTISQELFNLFLCLRNKNIQSIFEEKQIENALFFIEKYLKFHIQEFKGINSIHLF, encoded by the coding sequence ATGCCCGAGATTATCAAAACAGAAGCAATTGTTCTAAGCAAAATGGATTTCGGAGATTCGAGCAAGATAGCAACATTCTTTACGAAAGATCTTGGAAAAATATCTGCAATTATCAAAGGTGCAAGAACATCAAAATCCAGAATAGGAAAAATAGTTGATGTCCTGAACCATATCCAGATTGTATTGTACACTAAAAGCACAAGAGAAATTCAATTGTTAAGTCAGGCAGATTTGATTTCGAATTACACTAAAATTAAAAGTGATTTAAAAAAATTAAAGTACGCTTCTGCAGTATTAGAACTATTGTATTCATTAACGCCTGCCGGTGAAGTAAATGAAAGGTTGTTTAAAGGAGTTGTAAAAATATTTTCTATGATGGAATCCGGGAAGGAACAACCAGGAATTTTGTTGTTAAAGTTCATTCTTTTCTTGTTAAAAGAAATTGGTTTTGAACTTCAGATTTTCGAATGTTCATTCTGCGAGAAAGAACTTAACAAACCACAAAAAATTAATTTTAACTTTGAAAGAGGGATTATGTGCGAAGACTGCAGCAAAGATCAACTTGTTTCAGTCACAATTTCGCAGGAACTTTTTAATTTGTTTTTATGTCTAAGAAATAAGAATATTCAATCGATATTCGAAGAAAAGCAAATTGAAAATGCCCTGTTCTTTATTGAGAAGTATCTGAAATTTCATATACAAGAGTTTAAGGGAATAAATTCAATTCACTTATTTTAA